In one window of Porites lutea chromosome 8, jaPorLute2.1, whole genome shotgun sequence DNA:
- the LOC140945253 gene encoding uncharacterized protein has translation MIGLVKQAFNKRVGNGTLTWSELQDVLLDVEVALNNRPLSYVEEDVQLPVLTPNMLHFGRPNLLPEDHNQGNPDLLARYLAKCKDVVWGRWSTEYLRSLRERHNLKHHKRRQLSLSRGDVVIIKGEEKNRGH, from the coding sequence ATGATTGGCCTTGTCAAGCAAGCCTTCAACAAAAGAGTTGGAAATGGAACTCTCACCTGGAGCGAACTGCAAGATGTCTTGCTGGACGTGGAAGTAGCACTGAATAACCGACCTCTCAGCTACGTGGAAGAAGATGTACAGCTGCCTGTGCTAACCCCAAACATGCTGCACTTTGGTCGTCCTAACCTACTTCCTGAAGACCACAATCAAGGGAACCCTGATCTTCTAGCGAGGTATCTAGCAAAGTGCAAGGATGTGGTATGGGGGAGGTGGTCTACTGAGTACCTAAGAAGCCTTCGTGAAAGACACAACCTCAAACACCACAAGCGAAGGCAACTATCTCTATCAAGGGGAGACGTCGTTATAATCAAGGGTGAAGAGAAGAACCGCGGGCACTAG
- the LOC140946466 gene encoding glycogenin-1-like → MTNETEPRQRECQKLIICTLSFSPIIIMAICFAVWRPILVPFPLQVVKMLALHISDDNQRRLDNELRLLEAEWKLYEMEKQFGQQRCNKNEDRSGKDVSWLTVMVSDGFVVPALVLGHSIQTFSCHKTMIALISGNVSKDTQKALQSVGWETRLVEEMDCNWMDAKVGGDRNSGLFGRPLGHRIKGTHTRFYAWNFTEFTKIIYVDADYILMTNIDELFQITEHFAAVPCSRPGVLDLCFNAGLLVIKPDLKTYQRIMKLWRETTEKDTCPNDQVLLNDFYTPGGWKAIPYAYNIRRFVFRPLKSFHYACCRPQKPWIGECRPSRKEAKAFAGPIITVFDMALVFWRNLYEALQKYELEDWWRSTSFFRPTQELPIASNYTCRLND, encoded by the coding sequence ATGACCAATGAAACTGAACCAAGACAACGTGAATGTCAAAAGCTGATTATTTGTACGCTGTCTTTCTCTCCGATTATAATTATGGCCATTTGCTTTGCCGTTTGGAGACCCATTTTAGTACCGTTTCCTCTCCAAGTTGTGAAGATGCTTGCTCTACATATTAGTGATGATAATCAGAGGCGTTTGGACAACGAACTGCGGCTTTTAGAGGCGGAATGGAAATTGTATGAAATGGAGAAACAATTTGGCCAACAGCGGTGTAACAAGAATGAAGACAGGTCAGGAAAGGATGTTTCGTGGCTAACTGTTATGGTCAGTGATGGCTTTGTCGTTCCTGCTTTGGTTCTTGGTCACTCAATTCAGACATTTTCTTGTCACAAAACTATGATTGCGCTTATATCTGGAAATGTGAGTAAAGATACACAAAAGGCGCTTCAGAGCGTCGGATGGGAAACTCGTTTGGTCGAAGAAATGGATTGCAACTGGATGGATGCTAAAGTTGGTGGAGATCGAAATAGCGGACTTTTTGGAAGACCTCTAGGACACAGAATTAAGGGAACACACACAAGATTTTACGCGTGGAACTTTACAGAGTTTACTAAAATTATTTATGTTGACGCCGATTACATATTGATGACCAATATTGATGAACTGTTTCAAATCACGGAACATTTTGCCGCCGTCCCTTGCTCCAGACCTGGTGTTTTGGACCTTTGCTTCAATGCAGGCCTTCTGGTGATCAAGCCAGATTTGAAAACCTACCAAAGAATCATGAAACTCTGGCGcgaaacaacagaaaaagacaCCTGCCCAAATGATCAGGTCTTACTCAATGATTTTTATACACCCGGTGGCTGGAAAGCAATTCCCTACGCTTATAATATTAGGCGATTCGTCTTTAGACCTTTGAAGTCATTCCACTACGCCTGCTGCCGCCCTCAAAAGCCATGGATTGGAGAATGTCGACCAAGTAGAAAAGAAGCCAAGGCGTTTGCCGGTCCAATCATAACTGTCTTTGATATGGCGTTAGTATTCTGGAGGAACTTGTATGAGGCATTACAAAAATACGAGTTAGAGGATTGGTGGAGATCTACATCGTTCTTTAGGCCAACACAGGAGCTCCCAATTGCTTCAAATTACACTTGCAGGCTTAATGATTAA
- the LOC140945254 gene encoding glycogenin-1-like: protein MINETEPKQRECQKLIICTLSFSPIIIMAICFAVWRPILVPFPLQVVKMLALHISADNQRLLDNELLLLETEWKLYEMEKQFGQQRCNKNEDRSRKDVSWLTVMVSDSFVVPALVLGHSIQTFSCHKTMIALISGNVSKDTQKALQSVGWETRLVEEMDCKWMDAKVGGDRNSGLFGRPRGHRIKGTHTRFHAWNFTEFTKIIYVDADYILMTNIDELFQITEHFAAVPCSRPGVLDLCFNAGLLVIKPDLKTYQRIMKLWRETTEKDTCPNDQVLLNDFYTPGGWKAIPYAYNIRRFVFRPLKSFHYACCRPQKPWIGECRPSRKEAKAFAGPIITVFDMALVFWKNLYEVLQKYELEDWWRSTSFFRPTQEFPIASNYTCRA, encoded by the coding sequence ATGATCAATGAAACTGAACCAAAACAACGTGAATGTCAAAAGCTGATTATTTGTACGCTGTCTTTCTCTCCGATTATAATTATGGCCATTTGCTTTGCCGTTTGGAGACCCATTTTAGTACCGTTTCCTCTCCAAGTTGTGAAGATGCTTGCTCTACATATTAGTGCTGATAATCAGAGGCTTTTGGACAACGAACTGCTGCTTTTAGAAACGGAATGGAAATTGTATGAAATGGAGAAACAATTTGGTCAACAGCGGTGTAACAAGAATGAAGACAGGTCAAGAAAAGATGTTTCGTGGCTAACTGTTATGGTCAGTGATAGCTTTGTCGTTCCTGCTTTGGTTCTTGGTCACTCAATTCAGACATTTTCTTGTCACAAAACTATGATTGCGCTTATATCAGGAAATGTGAGTAAAGATACACAAAAGGCGCTTCAGAGCGTCGGATGGGAAACTCGTTTGGTCGAAGAAATGGATTGCAAGTGGATGGATGCTAAAGTTGGTGGAGATCGAAATAGCGGACTTTTTGGAAGACCTCGAGGACACAGAATTAAGGGAACACACACAAGATTTCACGCGTGGAACTTTACAGAGTTTACTAAAATTATTTACGTTGACGCCGATTACATATTGATGACTAATATTGATGAACTTTTTCAAATCACGGAACATTTTGCCGCCGTCCCTTGCTCCAGACCTGGTGTTTTGGACCTTTGCTTCAATGCAGGCCTTCTGGTGATCAAGCCAGATTTGAAAACCTACCAAAGAATCATGAAACTCTGGCGtgaaacaacagaaaaagacaCCTGCCCAAATGATCAGGTCTTGCTCAATGATTTTTATACACCGGGTGGCTGGAAAGCAATTCCCTACGCTTATAATATTAGGCGATTCGTCTTTAGACCTTTGAAGTCATTCCACTACGCCTGCTGCCGCCCTCAAAAGCCATGGATTGGAGAATGTCGACCAAGTAGAAAAGAAGCCAAGGCGTTTGCCGGTCCAATCATAACTGTCTTTGATATGGCGTTAGTATTCTGGAAGAACTTGTATGAGGTTCTACAAAAGTACGAGTTAGAGGATTGGTGGAGATCTACATCGTTCTTTAGGCCAACACAGGAGTTCCCAATTGCTTCAAATTACACTTGCCGGGCTTAA